Genomic DNA from Streptomyces sp. GS7:
GGCGTCCGAGAACGGCGAGTACGCCGCCATCGCGCCGGTCAGCCCGAAGACCGCCGAGATGTGCGCCGCGGCCGTGCTGTTGAGGTGCGAGAGCCCGCTGAACGGCGGGACCTCCCGCGCGAAGAGGGCGGCCACCTCCTGGGGCGAGTCGGCGGCCCGGTGCAGCCGGTCCAGCGCGCCGAACCGCAGCAACTCCTCGTCCACCGTGGGCAGTCCGAGGTACAGCCCCCAGCCGGGCCCGCCCACCGGACCCCGCGCGCCCGGCCCGGCCAGTGCGAGCCGCGCCCCGTACAGCGCCATCCGCGCCTGCTTCTCCGAGGTGCGCAGCACCCGGCGGTGCACGCCCAGCGTGGCGGCGTCCGGGTCGTCCACCAGGAAGGCGGTGTCCGTCTCCGGCCAGGGCCCTGCCAGGAACTCGGACGGCCGGCCGGTGTCCTTGCCGGCGACCAGGGCCTCCCACAGGGCGCCCGGGTCCGTACCGGCCGCGGTGTATAAGCCCGGTGCGGTCAGCCGCACCGTGTCACGCGTCGTCATGGTCGCGCTCACCCCGCCTGGGCCAGGATCAGGGAACAGTTCTGGCCGCCGAAGCCGAAGGAGTTCGACAGCACCGCGGTCACCCGCGCGGCACGCCGCTCGGTGACCACGTCCAGGCCGGCGGTGACCTCGTCCGGTTCGGCGAAGTTGAGGGTCGGCAGCACGGTCTGCCGCTGCAGGCTGAGCACCGAGAGCACCGCCTCCGCCGCACCGCTGTTGGCCAGCGAGTGCCCCATGGCGGACTTGTTGCCGGTGATCGGGACGCCGGCGGCCCGCTCCCCGAAGACGGTGTGCAGGGCCGCCGCCTCACAGGTGTCGTTGGCCTGGGTCGAGGTGGCGTGCGCGTTGATGTGGTCGATGTCGTCCGGGGCGAGCCCGGCGTCCGCCAGCGCCGCCCGGATGCAGTCGGCGTAGTCCGAACCGTCCCGCGAACTGGACGTCATCTTCACCGCCTCGGTCACCCCGGCGTACCCGGCGACCCTGGCCAGGATGCGGGCCCCGCGCGCCTCGGCGTGCGCCCGCGACTCCAGGACGAGGAAGGCCGCGCCGTCCCCGATGACGAAGCCCGAGCGGTCCTTGTCGAACGGGCGGCTGATCTCCGCCGGCTCCTTGCCGGCCGACGGGGCGAGCGCGCCCACCCCGTAGAAGGCGGCGACGGAGGTCAGCGTGGTCAGGCTCTCGGCGCCCCCGGCCAGCGCCACGTCGAGCGCGCCGCTGCGGATGTAGCGGTACGCGCTGCCGATCGCCATCCCGCCCGCGGCACAGGCGTCCGCATGGGTCTCCAGGACGCCGGCCGCGCCGAAGTAGTCGGCGAGGCTGCCGGTGGCGGTGTCCGGCTGGATCCGCGCATGGCGCCGCGGGTCGGGCCCGGCGTCCGCGTCGAGGTAGCCGTCCAGGTCGAACGCCCCGGCCCCGTAGTCCACATGGGCGGCCAGGCCGGTGAGTTCGGCCGGCTCCATGACCATGCGGTTGCAGGCCAGGAAGACGCCGCCGCGCTCGCTGTCCAGCCGCCGCGGCAGTCCGCTGCGCTCCCACGCCTGGGCGGCGGCGTGCCAGGCGAGGACGCCGGCCGGCCCCAGGGGCCCGGCCTCCTCCGGCGCCGCGTCCTCCAGGGCCTGCCGGACCTGCGGGTCGATGTGCGCCGAGACGGCGCAGGGGACGCCCCACTCCTTGTGGCGGGGGTGCTCGGTGATGAGAGTGCGCCCTTGCGCGATGTGGTCGAACAGCGCCTCGGGGTCGGTCAGTTGCCCGGCGACCAGGCCGATCCCGGTCACCACGACCTCGTGTTCGGCCCCGTTGGGTATGAGGGGGTTCAATTGCCTTCCTTTCGCACGACGTAGCGACGCCTTCCGCACAGGCCGCCGCGCCGTCAGCCGACCGGCTGGGCGTGCCCGATCGCCTCCAGCGCCGCGCGGACGCCGTCGGCCATCACCTCGTCACCGGTGGCCGCCTCCAGCGCCGCGCCGCAGCCGGCGCAGACGGCCTTGCCGGACACCGCGAGTTCGGCCTTGTCGGCGCCGCACTCGGTGCAGGTCGCGGGCAGGTGGTCGAAGATCGCGTGGGTGAAGGAGGCCCAGTGGGCGCTGGTGGCCGCCGCGGCGACCTCGTACGGCCGCATCCCGGCGTGCACCTGCTCCTCGGAGTAGCCGAACGCGCTGCGGCGCAGCACCTCGGCGGCCAGCTCGGAGATTCCGCCGCGCTCGTCGTAGAGCTGCTCGGAGCCGCCGAGCGCGGTCGCGAGCAGGTCCAGGACGTTCGACTTGGGCAGTGCCACGCCGAGCTTGGTCTCCATCTCGAAGCGGAATTCGACCAGGTCGAGGGATTCCGCACCCAGGTCCGCGACAAGGGTGGCGTCCGGCGTGATCTCGTCGGCGCCGGTGCCCAGTACCTGGGCCAGCCCTTCTCGGACAATCTCGTGGATCTGCGCCGCCTCGTAGGGGTTCTGCATGGTTGTCTCCTCGTTTCCTAGTACTCCGAGCACCACCGTTTACCGGCCATTCGAAACCCGGAAAACGGCAGCAGAAATTACCCGGCAACGTGCGTTGGGTAGCCGCTCGCCAACGCCCGGAAAGCCTGACGGCACAGTGAATTCGAGGTTACGAGCGCCCGCTTTCGCAGACGCCAGGAAAGCCGTTCAGGAATTCACGTCACGACTGCCGCAGCGACCGGCGGTCGGCGATGAGTTGATGGGAAGCCCTCGGGCGAGATGACATGACACCGTCACAACGGCGAGGTCAGCCCTGGGGCAGTAGACAGGGGCACACTTCCGGACACCAGGAAGTCCCCACTTCAGACACCTTAAAAGGCGCTACACATGCCATCCCCCGTAGCAAAAAGGATCCCCCGACACCTGCATGCTCAAGAACAGGCCATTTCCGGTCGGCAGTCACACCGTCGTGACGCACTCACGAAGCCCGTCCCGCCTCAACTGGAGGCGCGATAAAAACGTTACCACCGCCACCCAGGACCGTCACTCATTTGTGCGATAGGTCACGCGACCGAGTCGGGTACTAGAGGGGCCCGCAATAAATGTTCTGTGGTATCGCAAAACTTAACGCGGCATTCACATTCCGGAGAGTCTGATTCCCCTCCGGCAGGATTTCGCTTGTTACCCCGAGTAATCTCACGACGGGCACGCCCTTTTCGGCCGCCCCGGCACACACCGCCTCACGCGACCGACCCGCCCGGCACCGGCTCGCCGGCCCGCTCCTCCTGGAGCCGCCCCGCATACGCCGCCAGCCGCCGCCCCAGATTCACACTCACCGCACCGACCAGCCGGCCCTCCCGGTAGTGCGCCTCCACCAGCTTCCCCGAGTCCGGATCCCCCTCCTCGACGACCACCCGGTCCCCGGTCCCCGGCAGCCCCACCGACCTGATCCGCAGCCCGAACGCCGACGTCCAGAACGACGGCACATGCACATACGGCTCCGCGGCCGCCGGCCCCGCCAGCAGATTCCCGGCCGCCAACTCCCCCTGCGCAGCCGCGTTGCTCCAGTGCTCCAGCGGCACCGGCCCGTCCGCCGCACGCACCGCGTCGCACCACGCGACATCCCCGGCCACCACGATCCGCGGATCCGTCACCCCGGCCACCCCCGCCGTCCGCGCGAACAGCCGCTCGTCGCAGTGGACCCGCCCGGACGGCAGCGCCAGCCCGGCACCCACCAGCCACCCGGTCGCCGGCGCCATCCCGATCGCCACCACCACCAGCTCCGCCGGCAGCACCTGCCCGTCGGCCAGCTCGACCCCGCCGACCCGCTCCCCCACCGACCGGAAGCCCCGCACCCCGACCCCGAGCCGCAGCTCGACGCCCGCCCGCCGCGCCGCCCCCGCCACCAGACCGGACACCGCTCCGCCCAGCGCCCGCAACGGCCGCGCGAACGGCTCCACCAGCGTCACCCGCACCCCGAGCCCCAGCTCGGTCAGCGACGACGCCAGCTCCACACCGACGAACCCCGCCCCGACGACAACCACCTCACGGGCCCCGCCGTCCACCGCCGCCCGCAGCCCGCGCACGTCGTCCAGCCCGCGCACCGTCAGCACCCCGGCCGCCGGCACCTCCCCGGGCCAGGCCCGCGCCCGCGCACCGGTCGCCAGCACCAGCCCGTCGTACGAAAGCTCCGACCCGTCCGCGAGCCGCACCCGCCGCCGCTCCCGGTCCAACCCGACCGCCGCGGCACCCCGCACCCAGCGGGCGCCGAAGTCCTCGGCGCCCGCCAGCCGGATATCGGCCTCCGCAACGGCCCCGGTGATCAGCTGCTTCGTCAACGGCGGCCGGTCATACGGCAGTTCCCGCTCGTCCGACACCACGGTCAGCGCCCCGGAGAACCCCCGCGCCCGCAGCGAGCCACCGGCCCGGACACCCGCCAGGCCCGCGCCCACCACGACGACCTCGTGCAAGGCTCAGGCCCCCTCGACCGCGATCGCGCGCACCGGGCAGGCCCGCGCCGCGGCAGCCACCCTCCCGGCCAGCTCCGGCGCCGGATCCGGCGCCACCACCAGCCGCTCGTCGTCGTCCAGCGAGAAGACCTCGGGCGCGACCAGAGCACACTGCCCCAGCCCGTCACACAGGTCGTGGTCCACCGTGATCCGCATACCGACCTCCCCCAACTCCCTTACGCATGACATCCCGTACGCACCGGTCACCGCGGACCGGCACCAGCTCCTGCCTGACGGGCAGGCCCTACACCGACCCCCGCGCATACCGCAGCGGCAGCTCCTCCAGCCCGCGGATCGCGTCCGAGGCCAGCCACCGCACCTCCCCCTCCGGAACCGCCAGCTCCAGCGTCGGGAACCGCGCCAGGATCTCCGTCAGCGCGATCGTCGCCTCCTGGCGGGCCAGCCGCTGCCCCAGGCAGAAGTGCGGCCCCATCCCGAACGCGACATGCCGCGCGGTCGCCCGCCCGATGTCGAAGACGTGCCCGTCCTCCCGCACCGCCGCGTCCCGGTTCGCCGCGTTCAGCAGGAACCGCACCAGCTCGCCCCTGCGGATGGTGACCCCGCCGGCCTCGATGTCCTCCAGCGCCACCCGGTTGACCGTCGTCATCGCCGACCCCCGGAACCGCAGCGCCTCCTCCACCGCACTGGCGACCAGCGACGGATCCCGCCGCAGCGCGGCCAGTTGCTCCGGATGCGTCAGCAGCTCGTACAGGGCGTTGGCCAGCAGGTTCGTCACCGTGTCATGGCCCGCGATCAGCAGCACCGCGGCGAACGACGACAGCTCCTCGTCCGTCAGCGCACTCCCGTCCTCGAACCGCGCCGCGATCAGCTCGCCGAGCAGATCCTCGGTCGGCCGCTCCCGCTTCGCCCCGATCAGCCCGATGCAGTACCCGAACAGCTCGGCCGCCGACGCCTGCATCACCTCCAGCGACGGCGCCGCGGAGATGTCCATCGCCCACTTCCGGAACGGATCCCGGTCCTCGCCCGGCACCCCCAGCAGATCGCAGATCACCTCCAGCGGCATCGGATAGGTGAACGCGTCGATGAAGTCCGCGGTCCCGCCGTCCCCCAGTTTGTCCAGCAGCTGCCGGGTGATCTCCTCGATACGCGGCTCCAGCCGACGCACCGCCTTCGACGCGAACGCCGCGGTCACCAGCCGCCGGTACCGGGCGTGCCCCGGGTCGTCCTGCTCCAGGAGCATCACCTGGAGCCCCGGAACCAGTGCCCCGTGCGGCGCGTGCGTGTGCACATCGTTGGACAGCCGCGGATCGCTCAGCAGCTCCCGGGTCAGCGCCGCGCCCAGCACCGTCCAGGTCTCCTGCTGGTTCAGCTGACGCGTACGGATGATGCCGTGGCTCCCGGCCAGCCGCGCCAGCTCCTGCTCCAGACCGGCCGACGCCGCGAGCTCGGCAAGATCGATCACCTCGGACATGACGAAACTCCCCCTATCCCCCTGGATGTTCCTCACCTGACGGAGCGCCGACCCGCCGCCCACAGACGGCCCGGGCCGGCCCGCCCCGGAAAACCCCCGCCCCCGACACCACCGGACGGCGGCCACACCGCCGCCGCCCCGGCACCTCAGTCGCGGAGCAACTGCACAGCCTGCTGCGCGAGTTGTTCGTCCATCGCGCCCGACCGGCTCCCGGCGATCCCCGACCTCATCAGGGCCGCCCCCTCGACCAACGCCACAAACGTCTCGGCGCGCGCCCGGCACAGCTCGGCCGACCAGTCCGGCCGCCCCTGCTGCACATAGGCCTCCACATGGGCCACGTACTTCCGGTAGAACTCCCGGACCACCGCGGCGATCTCGTCATCCCGCGCCGCCAGCGCCCACACCTCGACATACAGCCGGACCAGCTGCGGATCCTCCTGCTCGGCCAGCACCACCGCCACCACGTCGGCGGGGTTCGCCCGGCCCTCCGGGATCTCGATGACCGACGGATCATCCCGCGTCAGCCGCAGCCCGGTCGTCTCCGCCAGCCGCTCCAGCGACCGGTCCAGCGCCCGCTCCAGTACGGCCTTTATCAAGTCCGCCCGGGTCGGGAAGTAATGCTGCAGATGCCCGACCCGCACCCCCGCCTCACCGGCGATGGCCCGCAGCGACGCATCCGCGTTCCCCTTGGCGACCAGCACGGTCTCCGCGGCGTCCAGCAGACTCGTCCGCCGGATACTCCCCTGCCGCGTCAACTGCGGCTTCCCGCCGGCGCGCTTCTCGCTCTCCTCGTTCTCCTCGTTCTCCTCGCTCATGACACCGCGACCTCGACCCCCGCCTTCTCCAGCGCGGAGACGACATCCTGCGGCACCGGCGTCATCTCGGGGAAAACCACCCCGTCCGGCGCCGCGGCACCGTCCTCGCCCAGCACCCGGCGCAGCCCCAACAGCCCGCCCAGCGCGGTCAGATGAGCCTGCCCCGCGGTGTCCTTCAGCACGGCGGTACGGCGCTCGCCGCCCCGCCCCCGGACATCGATCCGCAGCAGCGCACTGCCGCCCTCGCCCGGCGAGTACAGCATCGATCGCCGGGTCTTCTCGAACCTGTCGCCCCGCCCCCACCGGAAGAACCCGGTCTTCTTCAGCGCGAGCAGCGACGACGTCGACGAGTTGGCGCTGAACCCGATCCGGGTGACCGCCGTGTCGACCCCCAGCGCCAGCGGCAGCGTGAACTGCTCCGGTGTGTCGATCCGCGCCACCTTCGTCCGGTGCTCACCGATCGCCACGTAACCGGCCCCGGTCAACGGCATGATCATCCGCCGTCGGCCGCCCTCGGTCACCTCGTAGTCCAGCCCCAGCCGGTCCATGAACTCCACCGAGTCGGTCCCCGCCCGGTCCTTGAGGTCGTACCGGATGGCGATCTCCACCGCCGACGCCCCACCCAGCTCGGCCGCCAGCGCCGCGGTGACCAGCGCGGTCACCCCGCCCATCCAGCTCGACGACAGCAGCACCGGCGCCTTCGGCGGGTGCACCGCCGCCACCGCCGTGGCCCGCTGCAACCGCGCCGTCCACCGGGTGATGTCCACATACGGCACACCCCCGCGGATCGCCGCCCGCAGCACCCGGTCCTCCGGGTCGTTCACCGTACTGATCACGGCCCGCACCCGCGCCGAGAACGGCTCCGGATCACCGAGATCCCAGCGCCGCACCTCCGCCCCGACCTCATCGGCCAGCGCCCGCCCCTTCTCGGGCGTACGCCCCGTGAGCAGCAACGGCCAAGAGGGAGCGGCGAGCCGGGCCAGATCGCCGCCCACGGTCCCGTATCCGCCGACCACGAGCACCGGACCTGTCACATCAAGCTGGATGTCATCGTCCACACCGCAGACACTAGGTCACGCGACCTAGAATCTCAACGCCCGACTCTGTCGGCCACGTCACATAAAGTCGCAAGCCCACCACCCCGCCGACCGGGAGCCACACCAAAGGAGTTGGGCCCGATGCTCATCGAGAACGTCCTCCCCCCGACCGCCATCGGCGAGGACGCCCTCGGCGACCCGCTCCCGGCCACGTCCCCACCCCTCTTCCCCGTCGAGGAACAGCAGATCGCCCACGCCGGCGACAAACGCCGCCGCGAATTCACCACCGCCCGCCAGTGCGCCCACCGCGCCCTGACCCGCCTGGGCCTCCCGCCCACACCCCTGCCCCCGGACCCCACCGGCGCCCCCGCCTGGCCCCCCGGCATCACCGGCAGCATCACCCACTGCGACGGCTACCGCGCCGCCGCCGTGGCCCACACCACCGACATCCCCCACCTCGGCATCGACGCCGAGCCGCACGCCCCCCTACCGCCCACCGTCCGCGAGGGCATCACCACCCCCGCCGAACGCACCCACCTCCGCCAACTCCACGGCGCCCACCCGGACATCCACTGGGACCGCCTCCTCTTCAGCGCCAAGGAGTCCGTCTACAAAACCTGCTCCCGCCTCGCCCCCCGCCCCCTCCAGTTCCACGACGCCGAAATCACCTTCGCCCCCGACACCCACACCTTCACCGCCCGACTCCTCCTGCCCTGGCCCGCCGACGTCCCCGCCCCCCTCCTCACCGGCCGCTGGCACACCTCCCACGGCATCGCCCTCACCGCCACCACCCTCCCCCGCCCCACCTGACACACCCCCTCACGCCTTACTCGCGCTCCTACGCCGCCCTCCGCACCACCATCTCCACCTCCCGCGCCGCCGCGTTCTTCGGATCCGCCATCGTCCGCCCGCTCGCCACGAACCCCAGCCCCCGGTACACCCCCGCGGCCCGCCCGTTCTCCTCATGCACCCACAGCCGTACGCACTCCACAACCGGCTCCGACAACCCCCACGCCCACTCCATCGCGGCCTCGAACAACCCCCGCGCCAGCCCCGTCCCCCGACACTCCGGCCGCACGTACACCCCCACGATGTCCACCGCCGGCCCGGCCCCGCCCCCCTCGACGAACGCCGTCACCATCCCACCCCAGCGGCCGCCCCCGTCCTCCCCGACGAACGTGACGATCTCCCGCCCCTCCGCACTCCGCCGCGCCCGCTCCCGCCACTCCTCATCCGGCAGCGCCGACGCCTTCTCCAAGGTCTGGTTGAACGCAACGTCCGCCACCGGATCCGCCAACGCCGCCAGCCGCAACTCCTTGAGCCGCCGCCACTCGTCCGCCCGCACCGCCCTGATCAGGTAATCCATCACCACACCCTCCCAGCGCCCGCACCCGGCCGGCGGCACAACGCAGAAAAGCCCCGCCGGAAACCGAAGTTCCCAACGGGGCTCGCCACACAGGGCTTTCCCACCAACTGGACTTGCCCACAAACGCAGAAAGGCCCCGCACCATACGGTGCGGGGCCTCCCCACAAAGATTGTTCGGCGGCGTCCTACTCTCCCACAGGGTCCCCCCTGCAGTACCATCGGCGCTGAAAGGCTTAGCTTCCGGGTTCGAAATGTAACCGGGCGTTTCCCTAACGCAATAACCACCGAAACACTATGAAGAAAACAAACTCCAGCCGACAAGGCGAGTTCGTTACTTCAGAACCTACACAGTGGACGCGAGCAACTGAGGACAAGCCCTCGGCCTATTAGTACCAGTCAACTCCACACCTTACGATGCTTCCATATCTGGCCTATCAACCCAGTCGTCTACTGGGAGCCTTACCCCATCAAGTGGGAGGGAGCCCTCATCTCGAAGCAGGCTTCCCGCTTAGATGCTTTCAGCGGTTATCCTTTCCGAACGTAGCCAACCAGCCATGCCCTTGGCAGGACAACTGGCACACCAGAGGTTCGTCCGTCCCGGTCCTCTCGTACTAGGGACAGCCCTTCTCAAGACTCCTACGCGCACAGCGGATAGGGACCGAACTGTCTCACGACGTTCTAAACCCAGCTCGCGTACCGCTTTAATGGGCGAACAGCCCAACCCTTGGGACCGACTCCAGCCCCAGGATGCGACGAGCCGACATCGAGGTGCCAAACCATCCCGTCGATATGGACTCTTGGGGAAGATCAGCCTGTTATCCCCGGGGTACCTTTTATCCGTTGAGCGACGGCGCTTCCACAAGCCACCGCCGGATCACTAGTCCCTACTTTCGTACCTGCTCGACCCGTCAGTCTCACAGTCAAGCTCCCTTGTGCACTTACACTCAACACCTGATTGCCAACCAGGCTGAGGGAACCTTTGGGCGCCTCCGTTACCCTTTAGGAGGCAACCGCCCCAGTTAAACTACCCACCAGACACTGTCCCTGATCCGGATCACGGACCCAGGTTAGACATCCAGCACGACCAGAGTGGTATTTCAACAACGACTCCACACCAACTGGCGTTGGCGCTTCAAAGTCTCCCACCTATCCTACACAAGCCGAACCGAACACCAATATCAAGCTATAGTAAAGGTCCCGGGGTCTTTCCGTCCTGCTGCGCGAAACGAGCATCTTTACTCGTAATGCAATTTCACCGGGCCTATGGTTGAGACAGTCGAGAAGTCGTTACGCCATTCGTGCAGGTCGGAACTTACCCGACAAGGAATTTCGCTACCTTAGGATGGTTATAGTTACCACCGCCGTTTACTGGCGCTTAAGTTCTCAGCTTCGCCAACCCGAAGATTGACTAACCGGTCCCCTTAACGTTCCAGCACCGGGCAGGCGTCAGTCCGTATACATCGCCTTACGGCTTCGCACGGACCTGTGTTTTTAGTAAACAGTCGCTTCTCGCTGGTCTCTGCGGCCACCCCCAGCTCAGACAGTAAATGTCATCACCAGAAATGGCCCCCCTTCTCCCGAAGTTACGGGGGCATTTTGCCGAGTTCCTTAACCATAGTTCACCCGAACGCCTCGGTATTCTCTACCTGACCACCTGAGTCGGTTTAGGGTACGGGCCGCCATGAAGCTCGCTAGAGGCTTTTCTCGACAGCATAGGATCATCCACTTCACCACAATCGGCTCGGCATCAGGTCTCACCCTTATGCGAGAGACGGATTTGCCTATCTCTCGGGCTACACCCTTACCCCGGGACAA
This window encodes:
- a CDS encoding cytochrome P450 family protein; this encodes MSEVIDLAELAASAGLEQELARLAGSHGIIRTRQLNQQETWTVLGAALTRELLSDPRLSNDVHTHAPHGALVPGLQVMLLEQDDPGHARYRRLVTAAFASKAVRRLEPRIEEITRQLLDKLGDGGTADFIDAFTYPMPLEVICDLLGVPGEDRDPFRKWAMDISAAPSLEVMQASAAELFGYCIGLIGAKRERPTEDLLGELIAARFEDGSALTDEELSSFAAVLLIAGHDTVTNLLANALYELLTHPEQLAALRRDPSLVASAVEEALRFRGSAMTTVNRVALEDIEAGGVTIRRGELVRFLLNAANRDAAVREDGHVFDIGRATARHVAFGMGPHFCLGQRLARQEATIALTEILARFPTLELAVPEGEVRWLASDAIRGLEELPLRYARGSV
- a CDS encoding ferredoxin → MRITVDHDLCDGLGQCALVAPEVFSLDDDERLVVAPDPAPELAGRVAAAARACPVRAIAVEGA
- a CDS encoding 4'-phosphopantetheinyl transferase family protein → MLIENVLPPTAIGEDALGDPLPATSPPLFPVEEQQIAHAGDKRRREFTTARQCAHRALTRLGLPPTPLPPDPTGAPAWPPGITGSITHCDGYRAAAVAHTTDIPHLGIDAEPHAPLPPTVREGITTPAERTHLRQLHGAHPDIHWDRLLFSAKESVYKTCSRLAPRPLQFHDAEITFAPDTHTFTARLLLPWPADVPAPLLTGRWHTSHGIALTATTLPRPT
- a CDS encoding NAD(P)/FAD-dependent oxidoreductase, which translates into the protein MHEVVVVGAGLAGVRAGGSLRARGFSGALTVVSDERELPYDRPPLTKQLITGAVAEADIRLAGAEDFGARWVRGAAAVGLDRERRRVRLADGSELSYDGLVLATGARARAWPGEVPAAGVLTVRGLDDVRGLRAAVDGGAREVVVVGAGFVGVELASSLTELGLGVRVTLVEPFARPLRALGGAVSGLVAGAARRAGVELRLGVGVRGFRSVGERVGGVELADGQVLPAELVVVAIGMAPATGWLVGAGLALPSGRVHCDERLFARTAGVAGVTDPRIVVAGDVAWCDAVRAADGPVPLEHWSNAAAQGELAAGNLLAGPAAAEPYVHVPSFWTSAFGLRIRSVGLPGTGDRVVVEEGDPDSGKLVEAHYREGRLVGAVSVNLGRRLAAYAGRLQEERAGEPVPGGSVA
- a CDS encoding saccharopine dehydrogenase, which gives rise to MLVVGGYGTVGGDLARLAAPSWPLLLTGRTPEKGRALADEVGAEVRRWDLGDPEPFSARVRAVISTVNDPEDRVLRAAIRGGVPYVDITRWTARLQRATAVAAVHPPKAPVLLSSSWMGGVTALVTAALAAELGGASAVEIAIRYDLKDRAGTDSVEFMDRLGLDYEVTEGGRRRMIMPLTGAGYVAIGEHRTKVARIDTPEQFTLPLALGVDTAVTRIGFSANSSTSSLLALKKTGFFRWGRGDRFEKTRRSMLYSPGEGGSALLRIDVRGRGGERRTAVLKDTAGQAHLTALGGLLGLRRVLGEDGAAAPDGVVFPEMTPVPQDVVSALEKAGVEVAVS
- a CDS encoding acyl carrier protein → MQNPYEAAQIHEIVREGLAQVLGTGADEITPDATLVADLGAESLDLVEFRFEMETKLGVALPKSNVLDLLATALGGSEQLYDERGGISELAAEVLRRSAFGYSEEQVHAGMRPYEVAAAATSAHWASFTHAIFDHLPATCTECGADKAELAVSGKAVCAGCGAALEAATGDEVMADGVRAALEAIGHAQPVG
- a CDS encoding GNAT family N-acetyltransferase — its product is MDYLIRAVRADEWRRLKELRLAALADPVADVAFNQTLEKASALPDEEWRERARRSAEGREIVTFVGEDGGGRWGGMVTAFVEGGGAGPAVDIVGVYVRPECRGTGLARGLFEAAMEWAWGLSEPVVECVRLWVHEENGRAAGVYRGLGFVASGRTMADPKNAAAREVEMVVRRAA
- a CDS encoding beta-ketoacyl-[acyl-carrier-protein] synthase family protein encodes the protein MNPLIPNGAEHEVVVTGIGLVAGQLTDPEALFDHIAQGRTLITEHPRHKEWGVPCAVSAHIDPQVRQALEDAAPEEAGPLGPAGVLAWHAAAQAWERSGLPRRLDSERGGVFLACNRMVMEPAELTGLAAHVDYGAGAFDLDGYLDADAGPDPRRHARIQPDTATGSLADYFGAAGVLETHADACAAGGMAIGSAYRYIRSGALDVALAGGAESLTTLTSVAAFYGVGALAPSAGKEPAEISRPFDKDRSGFVIGDGAAFLVLESRAHAEARGARILARVAGYAGVTEAVKMTSSSRDGSDYADCIRAALADAGLAPDDIDHINAHATSTQANDTCEAAALHTVFGERAAGVPITGNKSAMGHSLANSGAAEAVLSVLSLQRQTVLPTLNFAEPDEVTAGLDVVTERRAARVTAVLSNSFGFGGQNCSLILAQAG
- a CDS encoding TetR/AcrR family transcriptional regulator, producing MSEENEENEESEKRAGGKPQLTRQGSIRRTSLLDAAETVLVAKGNADASLRAIAGEAGVRVGHLQHYFPTRADLIKAVLERALDRSLERLAETTGLRLTRDDPSVIEIPEGRANPADVVAVVLAEQEDPQLVRLYVEVWALAARDDEIAAVVREFYRKYVAHVEAYVQQGRPDWSAELCRARAETFVALVEGAALMRSGIAGSRSGAMDEQLAQQAVQLLRD